The Cottoperca gobio chromosome 6, fCotGob3.1, whole genome shotgun sequence genome has a segment encoding these proteins:
- the osbpl5 gene encoding oxysterol-binding protein-related protein 5 isoform X1, with protein MKEENLFHRRFSLCPNATSPPKIDPRTLTRNLSYGGDNDLYNLSPGSDTDRNGLSMLSNELSPAQSPGSKSESRMFNGVEKDCPSPTERLARKESLKVQKQNYRQEKKRAAKEMFSALKDPSVVIMSDWLKIRGSLKSWTKLWCALKPGVLLIYKTPKSDHWVGTVLLNACKLIERPSKKDGFCFKLYHPLDKSIWAVKGPRGENVGSITQPLPSNYLIFRAASESDGRCWMDALELALSCSSLYKLTAKGGKEGDFSTSSESSHILHLLQSTALTDAELLQLNDTVLLGNHHMEHDAFSDKSEREAHDDWYTAANENGGRVTEESDMDQSDELSPGPQATAYVEQSTEEMAEAGEASQVETVSEENKGLIWSLLKQLRPGMDLSKVVLPTFILEPRSFLDKLSDYYYHADLLSQAALEESAYGRIKQVLRWYLSGFYKKPKGLKKPYNPILGETFRCCWLHPRTDSCTFYIAEQVSHHPPISAFYVCNRKDGFSIGGSILAKSKFYGNSLSAILEGKARLLFLGRDEEYVITMPYAHCKGILYGTMTLELGGKVTIECEKTKCFTELEFKLKPFLGGSCSVNQISGKIFVGEELLATVDGHWDSEVFINEKRSGQQETLWNPSSDIRSSRLKRQVVQIEQQGEFESERLWQHVTSAIMDRDQLRATQEKFVLEEAQRGEARERGDKPWTSGLFHQDPVTSEWTYRHMDTRPWDSERCLVQFEKDGVVQTHEKSQRQHNGLSYSHSWASQQKAEMNGKRRKASSQPSSCSQNTESSSTTPEPTHESSDNEGFSNQCARCNKEAKDIALMEASITSIQKTQQDIQRNLVALSRQLTRQRATDDSVSLTGRHCLILCVLLLSQLLLNYVFI; from the exons ATGAAGGAGGAGAATTTGTTCCATCGGAGGTTTTCTCTGTGCCCTAACGCCACCTCCCCACCCAAAATCGACCCCCGAACCCTCACCCGAAACCTGTCTTATGGAGGAGACAACGACCTCTACAACCTCAGCCCAG GcagtgacacagacaggaacGGTCTCTCCATGCTGAGTAATGAACTTAGTCCTGCCCAATCACCAGGCAGCAAG TCTGAGTCCAGGATGTTTAATGGTGTTGAGAAGGACTGCCCCTCCCCCACAGAGAGACTGGCCCGGAAGGAGTCTCTCAAG GTCCAAAAGCAGAATTACAGGCAAGAGAAGAAGCGGGCAGCAAAAGAAATGTTTAGTGCACTAAAGGATCCCAGTGTTGTCATCATGTCCGACTGGCTAAAG ATCCGTGGCTCTTTAAAGAGTTGGACCAAGCTGTGGTGTGCCCTGAAGCCCGGAGTTCTTTTAATCTATAAGACCCCCAAATCAGACCACTGGGTGGGCACCGTCCTGCTCAATGCGTGCAAGCTGATTGAGAGACCCTCCAAGAAGGACGGTTTCTGCTTTAAGCTCTACCACCCGCTGGACAAATCCATCTGGGCTGTCAAG GGTCCCAGAGGAGAGAACGTCGGCTCCATCACGCAGCCTCTTCCCAGCAACTACCTGATCTTCAGAGCAGCATCTGAGTCTGACG ggCGGTGCTGGATGGATGCCTTGGAGCTCGCTCTCAGCTGCTCCAGTCTCTACAAGCTGACAGCCAAAGGCGGGAAAGAAGGAGATTTCAGCACGTCTTCCGAGTCCTCCCATATACTCCACCTGCTGCAGTCGACCGCACTCACTGATGCAGAGCTGCTACA GTTAAATGACACCGTGCTGCTGGGCAATCACCACATGGAGCACGATGCCTTTTCAGACAAATCGGAGCGTGAGGCTCACGATGACTGGTACACTGCGGCCAATGAGAACGGTGGAAGAGTGACAGAAGAGAGCGACATGGACCAATCAGACGAGCTGTCCCCCGGGCCACAGGCCACAGCCTATGTAGAGCAGAGCACAGAGGAGATGGCTGAA GCTGGGGAGGCGTCCCAGGTGGAGACTGTATCGGAGGAGAACAAGGGTTTGATCTGGAGCCTGCTGAAGCAGCTGCGGCCGGGCATGGATCTGTCCAAGGTAGTGCTGCCCACCTTCATCCTGGAGCCCCGCTCTTTCCTGGACAAGCTGTCTGACTACTACTACCACGCTGATCTGCTCTCACA AGCTGCACTGGAGGAGAGCGCGTACGGTCGGATCAAGCAGGTGTTGAGATGGTACTTGTCTGGTTTCTACAAGAAGCCAAAG GGTCTGAAGAAGCCTTACAACCCAATCCTGGGGGAAACGTTTCGCTGCTGCTGGCTTCATCCTCGAACCGACAGCTGCACTTTCTACATAGCTGAACAG GTGTCCCACCATCCGCCCATCTCTGCCTTTTATGTGTGCAATAGAAAGGATGGTTTTTCTATTGGTGGGAGCATCCTGGCCAAATCCAAGTTCTATG GCAACTCTCTGTCAGCTATTCTGGAAGGCAAAGCCAGGCTGCTGTTCCTGGGCAGGGACGAGGAGTATGTCATCACCATGCCGTACGCTCACTGCAAAG GTATCCTGTACGGCACAATGACACTAGAGCTGGGTGGGAAGGTTACCATTGAGTGTGAGAAAACCAAATGTTTCACAGAGCTGGAGTTCAAACTCAAG CCTTTCCTTGGAGGCTCCTGCTCTGTGAACCAGATCAGCGGCAAGATCTTTGTGGGAGAGGAGCTCCTGGCCACCGTTGATGGACACTGG GACAGTGAGGTGTTCATCAACGAGAAGCGCTCGGGCCAGCAGGAGACGTTGTGGAACCCGAGCTCAGACATTCGCAGCAGCCGCCTCAAAAGACAAGTGGTCCAAATAGAGCAGCAGGGAGAGTTTGAGTCTGAAAG ACTGTGGCAGCATGTGACCAGCGCCATCATGGATCGGGACCAGCTGCGGGCCACTCAGGAGAAGTTTGTGCTGGAGGAAGCTCAGCGGGGAGAggcgagggagagaggagacaaaccCTGGACCTCAGGACTTTTCCATCAGGACCCAGTCACCTCAGAGTGGACCTACAGGCACATGGA CACGCGGCCGTGGGACTCAGAGCGCTGCCTGGTTCAGTTTGAGAAGGACGGAGTGGTTCAGACGCACGAAAAAAGCCAGAGGCAACACAACGGACTCTCCTACAGCCACAGCTGGGCCAGCCAACAGAAG GCTGAGATGAATGGGAAACGAAGGAAGGCCAGCAGCCAGCCGTCCAGCTGCAGCCAGAACACtgagagcagcagcaccacaCCAGAACCCACGCACGAGTCCTCGGACAACGAAG GATTCTCAAACCAGTGTGCACGATGCAATAAAGAGGCGAAGGACATCGCCCTGATGGAGGCCTCCATCACATCCATACAGAAGACACAGCAGGACATCCAGAG GAACCTGGTGGCTCTGAGCCGTCAGCTGACTCGTCAGAGGGCCACAGACGACAGCGTGTCGCTAACAGGCCGTCACTGTCTCATCCTCTGTGTCCTGCTCCTCTCACAGCTCCTCCTCAACTACGTCTTCATCTGA
- the osbpl5 gene encoding oxysterol-binding protein-related protein 5 isoform X2: protein MEETTTSTTSAQSESRMFNGVEKDCPSPTERLARKESLKVQKQNYRQEKKRAAKEMFSALKDPSVVIMSDWLKIRGSLKSWTKLWCALKPGVLLIYKTPKSDHWVGTVLLNACKLIERPSKKDGFCFKLYHPLDKSIWAVKGPRGENVGSITQPLPSNYLIFRAASESDGRCWMDALELALSCSSLYKLTAKGGKEGDFSTSSESSHILHLLQSTALTDAELLQLNDTVLLGNHHMEHDAFSDKSEREAHDDWYTAANENGGRVTEESDMDQSDELSPGPQATAYVEQSTEEMAEAGEASQVETVSEENKGLIWSLLKQLRPGMDLSKVVLPTFILEPRSFLDKLSDYYYHADLLSQAALEESAYGRIKQVLRWYLSGFYKKPKGLKKPYNPILGETFRCCWLHPRTDSCTFYIAEQVSHHPPISAFYVCNRKDGFSIGGSILAKSKFYGNSLSAILEGKARLLFLGRDEEYVITMPYAHCKGILYGTMTLELGGKVTIECEKTKCFTELEFKLKPFLGGSCSVNQISGKIFVGEELLATVDGHWDSEVFINEKRSGQQETLWNPSSDIRSSRLKRQVVQIEQQGEFESERLWQHVTSAIMDRDQLRATQEKFVLEEAQRGEARERGDKPWTSGLFHQDPVTSEWTYRHMDTRPWDSERCLVQFEKDGVVQTHEKSQRQHNGLSYSHSWASQQKAEMNGKRRKASSQPSSCSQNTESSSTTPEPTHESSDNEGFSNQCARCNKEAKDIALMEASITSIQKTQQDIQRNLVALSRQLTRQRATDDSVSLTGRHCLILCVLLLSQLLLNYVFI from the exons ATGGAGGAGACAACGACCTCTACAACCTCAGCCCAG TCTGAGTCCAGGATGTTTAATGGTGTTGAGAAGGACTGCCCCTCCCCCACAGAGAGACTGGCCCGGAAGGAGTCTCTCAAG GTCCAAAAGCAGAATTACAGGCAAGAGAAGAAGCGGGCAGCAAAAGAAATGTTTAGTGCACTAAAGGATCCCAGTGTTGTCATCATGTCCGACTGGCTAAAG ATCCGTGGCTCTTTAAAGAGTTGGACCAAGCTGTGGTGTGCCCTGAAGCCCGGAGTTCTTTTAATCTATAAGACCCCCAAATCAGACCACTGGGTGGGCACCGTCCTGCTCAATGCGTGCAAGCTGATTGAGAGACCCTCCAAGAAGGACGGTTTCTGCTTTAAGCTCTACCACCCGCTGGACAAATCCATCTGGGCTGTCAAG GGTCCCAGAGGAGAGAACGTCGGCTCCATCACGCAGCCTCTTCCCAGCAACTACCTGATCTTCAGAGCAGCATCTGAGTCTGACG ggCGGTGCTGGATGGATGCCTTGGAGCTCGCTCTCAGCTGCTCCAGTCTCTACAAGCTGACAGCCAAAGGCGGGAAAGAAGGAGATTTCAGCACGTCTTCCGAGTCCTCCCATATACTCCACCTGCTGCAGTCGACCGCACTCACTGATGCAGAGCTGCTACA GTTAAATGACACCGTGCTGCTGGGCAATCACCACATGGAGCACGATGCCTTTTCAGACAAATCGGAGCGTGAGGCTCACGATGACTGGTACACTGCGGCCAATGAGAACGGTGGAAGAGTGACAGAAGAGAGCGACATGGACCAATCAGACGAGCTGTCCCCCGGGCCACAGGCCACAGCCTATGTAGAGCAGAGCACAGAGGAGATGGCTGAA GCTGGGGAGGCGTCCCAGGTGGAGACTGTATCGGAGGAGAACAAGGGTTTGATCTGGAGCCTGCTGAAGCAGCTGCGGCCGGGCATGGATCTGTCCAAGGTAGTGCTGCCCACCTTCATCCTGGAGCCCCGCTCTTTCCTGGACAAGCTGTCTGACTACTACTACCACGCTGATCTGCTCTCACA AGCTGCACTGGAGGAGAGCGCGTACGGTCGGATCAAGCAGGTGTTGAGATGGTACTTGTCTGGTTTCTACAAGAAGCCAAAG GGTCTGAAGAAGCCTTACAACCCAATCCTGGGGGAAACGTTTCGCTGCTGCTGGCTTCATCCTCGAACCGACAGCTGCACTTTCTACATAGCTGAACAG GTGTCCCACCATCCGCCCATCTCTGCCTTTTATGTGTGCAATAGAAAGGATGGTTTTTCTATTGGTGGGAGCATCCTGGCCAAATCCAAGTTCTATG GCAACTCTCTGTCAGCTATTCTGGAAGGCAAAGCCAGGCTGCTGTTCCTGGGCAGGGACGAGGAGTATGTCATCACCATGCCGTACGCTCACTGCAAAG GTATCCTGTACGGCACAATGACACTAGAGCTGGGTGGGAAGGTTACCATTGAGTGTGAGAAAACCAAATGTTTCACAGAGCTGGAGTTCAAACTCAAG CCTTTCCTTGGAGGCTCCTGCTCTGTGAACCAGATCAGCGGCAAGATCTTTGTGGGAGAGGAGCTCCTGGCCACCGTTGATGGACACTGG GACAGTGAGGTGTTCATCAACGAGAAGCGCTCGGGCCAGCAGGAGACGTTGTGGAACCCGAGCTCAGACATTCGCAGCAGCCGCCTCAAAAGACAAGTGGTCCAAATAGAGCAGCAGGGAGAGTTTGAGTCTGAAAG ACTGTGGCAGCATGTGACCAGCGCCATCATGGATCGGGACCAGCTGCGGGCCACTCAGGAGAAGTTTGTGCTGGAGGAAGCTCAGCGGGGAGAggcgagggagagaggagacaaaccCTGGACCTCAGGACTTTTCCATCAGGACCCAGTCACCTCAGAGTGGACCTACAGGCACATGGA CACGCGGCCGTGGGACTCAGAGCGCTGCCTGGTTCAGTTTGAGAAGGACGGAGTGGTTCAGACGCACGAAAAAAGCCAGAGGCAACACAACGGACTCTCCTACAGCCACAGCTGGGCCAGCCAACAGAAG GCTGAGATGAATGGGAAACGAAGGAAGGCCAGCAGCCAGCCGTCCAGCTGCAGCCAGAACACtgagagcagcagcaccacaCCAGAACCCACGCACGAGTCCTCGGACAACGAAG GATTCTCAAACCAGTGTGCACGATGCAATAAAGAGGCGAAGGACATCGCCCTGATGGAGGCCTCCATCACATCCATACAGAAGACACAGCAGGACATCCAGAG GAACCTGGTGGCTCTGAGCCGTCAGCTGACTCGTCAGAGGGCCACAGACGACAGCGTGTCGCTAACAGGCCGTCACTGTCTCATCCTCTGTGTCCTGCTCCTCTCACAGCTCCTCCTCAACTACGTCTTCATCTGA